From the Clostridium putrefaciens genome, one window contains:
- a CDS encoding M42 family metallopeptidase, protein MNIDMKYLLNMMRKYMDIPSPGGYTKMAIEEARLDFEKLGLKTVITKKGALIATLEGKNTEEEIIISAHMDTLGAMVKEIEADGKLKYKRIGGGCFGSIEGENCHIITESGREISGSVIPRTASTHIHGQEVANLSRNENNMIIRIDEKVESKRDVLDIGINVGDFIYMDTRTKITESGFVKSRYLDNKLAVAMVFEVCRYLKENKITPSCTVEIYISNYEEMGHGVSGNSISYKVKEMIAIDIAPVGKGQESSEYAVTIAAKDNKSVYDYELRRKLSAIARENNIDYRVDVFNFYSSDATHAILQGGDFKFACIGPGVDSTHHYERTHLSAIENNVKLLVKYIENN, encoded by the coding sequence ATGAATATTGATATGAAATACTTGCTAAATATGATGAGGAAATATATGGATATACCAAGTCCTGGAGGATATACTAAAATGGCTATTGAGGAAGCTAGATTAGATTTTGAAAAGCTAGGATTAAAAACAGTTATAACAAAAAAAGGCGCATTAATTGCTACGTTAGAGGGTAAAAATACAGAGGAAGAAATAATCATATCTGCTCACATGGATACATTAGGAGCTATGGTGAAGGAAATAGAAGCTGATGGTAAGCTTAAATATAAAAGAATAGGAGGGGGATGTTTTGGATCCATTGAAGGGGAGAACTGTCATATAATAACTGAATCTGGACGTGAGATAAGTGGATCTGTTATTCCTAGAACCGCATCTACTCACATACATGGACAAGAAGTTGCGAATTTAAGTAGAAATGAAAATAATATGATAATAAGAATAGATGAAAAGGTTGAAAGCAAAAGGGATGTACTAGATATTGGTATAAATGTTGGCGATTTTATTTATATGGATACAAGAACAAAGATAACTGAAAGTGGATTTGTTAAATCTAGATATTTAGATAATAAATTAGCAGTAGCAATGGTATTTGAAGTATGTAGATATTTAAAAGAAAATAAAATAACACCATCTTGTACTGTAGAGATTTATATTAGTAATTATGAAGAAATGGGACATGGAGTATCAGGTAATAGCATATCATATAAAGTTAAAGAAATGATAGCTATTGATATTGCACCTGTAGGAAAGGGACAAGAATCTTCGGAGTATGCTGTAACTATTGCAGCTAAAGATAATAAAAGTGTTTATGATTATGAATTAAGACGTAAACTTTCAGCTATAGCAAGAGAAAATAATATAGACTACAGGGTAGATGTTTTTAACTTTTATAGTTCAGATGCTACTCACGCTATACTTCAAGGTGGAGATTTTAAATTTGCATGTATAGGACCTGGTGTAGACTCTACACATCACTATGAAAGAACACATTTATCAGCTATAGAAAATAATGTGAAACTTTTAGTAAAGTACATTGAGAACAATTAA
- a CDS encoding ATP cone domain-containing protein, whose translation MNVIKKNGRIEDFDEKKLGTSILNAALDANTNLTQGDINNLIKEICTEIKKLGNDRTSSYELFALTITILKRQGFKNLAKEYVLYSINS comes from the coding sequence ATGAATGTAATAAAAAAGAATGGTAGAATAGAAGACTTTGATGAAAAAAAACTCGGAACAAGCATATTAAATGCTGCTTTAGATGCAAACACAAACTTAACTCAAGGTGATATAAATAACTTAATCAAAGAAATTTGTACCGAAATAAAAAAACTAGGTAATGATAGAACCTCAAGTTATGAGCTATTTGCTTTAACTATTACTATTTTAAAAAGACAGGGTTTTAAAAACTTAGCAAAGGAATATGTACTTTATTCAATAAATTCTTAA
- a CDS encoding CorA family divalent cation transporter, whose translation MGIVLYKDGKMDSNKRYKEIKGEDAVLYLTDVYEDMFTKRSSNINFSRDIEIKDKNKIVINMPYVDELNKKRVEAILEEGLVSLYFKEKGFIEFIEEKISRNKGIDYKSVFLSLFQFFMLSYDQKLIKIEDDVELRFEDAVAKDSIQLESLLKDKKKIYMIKRCTNYYKSILVYLEDEFEDIKLYDKLFFSFQDTLNLAENVESSIYSCIDIYNSIYSNRMNKTMELLTFITVMLLPASILSGIFGMNFKFMPLLEHPQGFYITVSIMMSAVVIGMIYFFKSKKE comes from the coding sequence TTGGGTATAGTCCTATATAAAGATGGTAAAATGGATAGTAATAAAAGATATAAAGAAATAAAAGGTGAAGATGCAGTACTATATTTAACAGATGTATATGAAGATATGTTTACTAAAAGGAGTTCAAATATTAATTTTAGTAGGGATATAGAAATAAAGGATAAAAACAAGATAGTTATTAATATGCCTTATGTAGATGAATTAAATAAAAAAAGGGTTGAGGCTATACTTGAAGAAGGATTGGTGTCTTTATATTTTAAAGAAAAAGGGTTTATAGAATTTATAGAAGAAAAGATAAGCAGAAATAAAGGAATAGATTATAAAAGTGTGTTTTTGTCATTATTTCAGTTCTTTATGTTAAGTTATGATCAAAAGCTAATAAAGATAGAAGATGATGTGGAGCTTAGATTTGAAGATGCTGTGGCTAAAGATAGTATACAACTTGAATCTTTATTAAAGGATAAAAAGAAAATATATATGATTAAAAGGTGTACTAATTATTATAAGTCTATATTAGTTTATCTTGAAGATGAATTTGAAGACATTAAACTATATGATAAATTATTTTTTTCGTTTCAAGATACATTGAATTTAGCAGAAAATGTTGAGTCATCGATATATTCTTGTATAGATATTTATAACTCAATATATTCTAATAGAATGAATAAGACTATGGAACTTTTGACATTTATTACAGTAATGTTACTTCCTGCTAGTATACTATCAGGAATATTTGGTATGAATTTTAAGTTTATGCCCTTATTAGAACATCCACAAGGATTTTATATAACTGTATCTATTATGATGTCTGCGGTAGTGATTGGTATGATCTACTTTTTTAAGAGTAAAAAGGAGTAA
- a CDS encoding DUF3867 domain-containing protein: MSDNKDDRIVDFNELKNKAREKDIDNFEQYMYNLYYSLSSGELSIAEFSSEIKEYMNKNSISSEKLFNIQKEMLKRSGFDPKDIESQMKSLGVNFSEMPIEADYENIRKALGFNDKYKDSLNSKVVSTYSISNNSNMIDIILDKENVILRSIKSIDLKDLELNEFLCSYKKVVDDKPLNISLCENMKAYEY, encoded by the coding sequence ATGAGTGATAATAAAGATGATAGAATTGTTGATTTTAATGAACTTAAAAATAAAGCTAGAGAAAAGGATATAGACAACTTTGAGCAATATATGTATAACCTGTATTATTCTTTATCTTCCGGAGAATTATCTATAGCAGAGTTTTCTTCAGAAATTAAAGAATATATGAATAAAAACTCAATTTCTTCTGAAAAACTTTTTAACATTCAAAAAGAAATGCTGAAAAGGTCTGGTTTCGACCCTAAAGATATAGAATCTCAAATGAAAAGTCTTGGTGTAAACTTTTCTGAAATGCCAATAGAGGCAGACTATGAAAATATAAGAAAAGCTCTAGGATTTAACGATAAATACAAGGATAGCTTAAATTCAAAGGTAGTTAGCACCTATTCTATATCCAATAATTCTAATATGATAGATATAATTTTAGATAAAGAAAATGTAATTCTTAGAAGTATTAAATCTATAGACCTTAAGGATTTAGAACTAAATGAATTTTTATGTTCTTATAAGAAAGTAGTGGACGATAAGCCTTTAAATATATCCTTATGTGAAAACATGAAAGCTTATGAATATTAA
- the thrS gene encoding threonine--tRNA ligase yields the protein MIKVTLKDGSIIEVEKGTKVSEIAKSLSQGLYKKALSAKINGKRSELMAEINEDCELEILTFEDEDGKWTLRHTGSHILAQAVKRLYPKVKLAIGPAIENGFYYDFEADFSFTPEILEKIEKEMQKIIKEDLVLERFELPRSEAIEYVRNKDEDYKVELIQDLPEDSIISFYKQGEFVDLCAGPHVPSTKKVKSVKLLSLAGAYWRGDEKKKMLQRIYGTAFSKQSELEAYLNMLEEAKKRDHRKIGKELGLFAMHEEGPGFPFFYPKGMVLRNLLEDYWREVHRKSGYDEIKTPIILSESLWHQSGHWDHYKENMYFTKIDEEDFAIKPMNCPGSILVYKDGMHSYKELPIRLAELGLVHRHELSGALHGLMRVRCFTQDDAHIFMTKEQITDEVVDVIKLIDDFYKKFGFDYFVELSTRPENSMGSDEDWELATSGLKSALDKAGLKYKINEGDGAFYGPKIDFHLRDCIGRTWQCGTVQLDFQMPERFDISYIGADSEKHRPVMVHRVVFGSIERFIGILIEHFAGAFPTWLSPVQVKVLPISEKFHDYAKEVEKQLKEKDIRVETDFRAEKIGYKIREGRMERVPYLLIVGEKEVENNEVSVRSRKNGDEGVSSLDSFIEKIQKEVKTKENYLVQS from the coding sequence ATGATTAAAGTTACACTTAAAGATGGAAGTATTATAGAGGTTGAAAAAGGAACAAAGGTAAGTGAAATCGCAAAAAGCTTAAGTCAAGGTCTTTATAAAAAAGCATTATCAGCTAAGATAAATGGAAAAAGATCTGAGCTTATGGCTGAGATAAATGAGGATTGTGAACTTGAAATATTAACTTTTGAGGACGAGGATGGAAAGTGGACATTAAGACATACTGGATCTCATATTTTGGCTCAGGCAGTTAAAAGATTATATCCAAAGGTTAAATTAGCAATAGGACCTGCTATAGAAAATGGATTTTATTATGATTTTGAAGCGGACTTTTCGTTTACACCAGAAATATTAGAAAAAATAGAAAAAGAAATGCAAAAGATAATAAAAGAAGATTTAGTATTAGAAAGATTTGAACTTCCAAGATCAGAAGCTATTGAGTATGTTAGGAATAAAGATGAAGATTATAAGGTTGAATTAATACAAGATTTGCCAGAGGATTCTATTATATCATTTTACAAGCAAGGTGAATTTGTAGACTTATGTGCAGGTCCCCATGTACCTTCTACTAAAAAGGTTAAATCAGTTAAATTGCTGTCCCTTGCAGGAGCTTATTGGAGAGGTGACGAAAAAAAGAAAATGCTTCAAAGAATATATGGAACAGCTTTTTCAAAACAAAGCGAGCTTGAAGCATACCTAAATATGTTAGAAGAAGCTAAAAAAAGAGATCATAGAAAGATAGGTAAAGAACTTGGTCTTTTTGCCATGCATGAAGAGGGTCCAGGATTTCCATTCTTTTATCCTAAAGGAATGGTTCTTAGAAATCTTTTAGAAGATTATTGGAGAGAAGTTCATAGAAAATCAGGATATGATGAGATAAAAACTCCTATCATACTAAGTGAATCTTTATGGCATCAGTCAGGACACTGGGATCATTATAAAGAAAATATGTATTTTACTAAGATAGATGAAGAAGACTTTGCAATAAAACCAATGAATTGCCCTGGTTCTATATTAGTATATAAAGATGGTATGCACTCTTATAAAGAATTACCAATAAGACTTGCTGAGCTTGGACTTGTTCATAGACATGAACTTTCAGGTGCTTTACACGGACTTATGAGAGTTAGATGCTTTACTCAAGATGATGCTCATATATTTATGACTAAGGAGCAAATTACAGATGAAGTAGTAGACGTTATTAAATTAATTGATGACTTTTATAAGAAATTTGGATTTGATTACTTTGTAGAACTTTCAACTAGACCAGAAAATTCTATGGGCAGCGATGAAGACTGGGAACTTGCAACAAGTGGTCTTAAATCAGCTTTAGATAAAGCTGGGCTTAAATATAAGATAAATGAAGGTGATGGAGCATTTTATGGTCCTAAGATAGACTTCCATTTAAGAGATTGTATAGGTAGGACTTGGCAGTGTGGAACAGTACAATTAGATTTCCAAATGCCGGAAAGATTTGATATTTCCTATATAGGTGCAGATTCAGAAAAGCATAGACCAGTTATGGTACACAGAGTTGTATTTGGAAGCATTGAAAGATTTATAGGTATATTAATAGAACACTTTGCTGGAGCATTCCCAACATGGCTTTCACCAGTACAAGTTAAGGTACTGCCTATATCTGAAAAGTTCCATGACTATGCAAAAGAAGTTGAAAAACAACTTAAAGAAAAAGATATAAGAGTTGAAACTGACTTTAGAGCTGAAAAGATTGGTTACAAAATCCGTGAAGGACGTATGGAAAGAGTACCTTATCTATTAATAGTAGGTGAAAAAGAAGTAGAGAATAATGAAGTTTCAGTTAGAAGTAGAAAAAATGGAGATGAAGGTGTTTCATCACTTGATAGCTTTATAGAAAAAATACAAAAAGAAGTAAAGACTAAAGAAAACTATTTAGTTCAGTCTTAA